Genomic segment of Planctomycetota bacterium:
CGGCAGAGGCAGTCGACTTAAAATCGATCCAGTGTGGGTTCGACTCCCACCGAGGGCATTCTCTTCGCCGCCGTGATACGCTCCGGGCATGGGTCAGGCGCAGGCAGGTTTCGTGTTCATCGCCGAGGGCAAGCTGTTCGTCCGCTTGCCCGGCGAGCGGATGCGAGAACTGGTCAGCCCGTTCGCCGAGGATTTTCTCGCGCGGTCGGAAGCGTCGGCCGCGCGTAACGAGTGGAAGAGCGGCAGCGCCGGGTGGAACAGCGGGGCCGGCGGTTTCGGCTTACTTGGCGGTGGCGAAGCGCAGATCGAGCCGGTCAAGCCGATGACCTTTCATACCGTTGCCGCCCACGGCTCGACTATCTACTACGGCATGAGCATCGGCCGAACCAACGGGCTCTTCCGTCATGAGCTCGACCAGGAGGACGAGTACCGCATGGCCCACGGTCCCGACTGGGAAGTCCGCGACATCGCACCCCACCCGGACGGTCGCCTGCTCTACAGCCGACGCGACGAGAACGGCTCCGCGAACCTGCACGTCTTCCCTGCCGGCGGCGGACGGCCCACCCCGCTCACCGAAGGCGACACGCTCGACGAAGCCCCGAGCTGGGACGGCGACGCGATCCTCTACCACGCCATCGGCATCGCACGCACTGCCGACGGATTCATCGGCGCTTACGGTCCGGCCACGATCGAACGCCTCGACCCTGAAGACGGCAGCGTCACGACACTCGTCGAAGATCCCGCGTTCGATTATCTCAACCCGATGCGCGATCCGGCCGGCCGATTGCACGCGATCCGCCGACCGTACAAACCCGACGGCGAGCCGATCTCGATGTGGGTTGCGACGCGTGAGTTTTTCCTGTTTCCGTTTCGGCTCGGAGCCGCCGTGTTGCACTTTGCCAACGCGTTCACGCAGTTCTTCTCGAACAAGCCGATGGTCGCGGCCGGCGGTGCGTCCCATCGCGTGACGCCGCCACGACGGTTGATGCTGCGGAATCAGATGATCTCCGCCGACAAGGCCGCCCGAAAGGCAAGCACCGGCCAGCCGCCGCCGATCGTGCCCAAGGATTGGCAACTCGTGCGATTCGAGACGGACCGGGCCGAGCCGGAGGTTCTCGCCGAGCACGTCGGTAGCTTCGCCCTCGACGGCGGTGATGTGGTGTACGCCGACGGAAGCAACCTGCACCGCCTCGCGGCCGATGGCACGGCGTCGCATGTCACGTCGGCGACGCTCATCTCCGCCATCGCGGTGATGCAATGAGTCACAAACCGATCTCTCCGCCCTATCGTCTGCGCGCAAGATGGCACAGCGCGACTACTACGACATCCTCGGCGTGAGCAAGAACGCCAGCGCCGACGAGATCAAGAAGGCTCACCGCAAGCTCGCTCGCAAGTATCACCCCGACGTCAACCGCGATGACCCCACCGCGAGCGAAAAGTTCCAGTCGGTGCAGGAGGCTTACGAGGTTCTTTCCGACTCGAAGAAGCGACAGCGGTACGACGAGTTCGGCCATGCCGGCGTGGAGGGCAACTCCGCCCAACAGGACGCCTATGAGCAGTTCCGCCGGGCACAGACGCGCGGTCGGCGTGGCGGTTACGGTGGTTACGGCGGCGGGTATCAGGACGTCCGCCCGGAGGACTTTGGGTCGAGCCAGTTCTCCGACGTGTTCGACCAGCTCTTCGGGTCACGCGGGCCGTTCGGACGGACGGGCGGCCGGGGCCGGACGCAAGCACCGTCCGGTTCCGATGTCGAGTACCCGGCGGCTCTCGACTTTTACCAAGCGGCTCGCGGGACGACGCTTCCGCTGCGTATCAACCGTTCGGGGACGATGGAGACCATCGACGTGAAAGTCCCCGGCGGCGTGAAGGACGGCTCACGGGTTCGCGTCCGAGGCAAGGGCGAGGCAGGCGGCGACCTCTTCATCGTCGTGTCCGTCCGTCCGCACCCCTACTTCAAGCGCGACAACCTGAACGTGCTCATGGATCTGCCGTTGAGCTTCGACGAGGCGATGCTCGGGGCCAAGGTCACCGTGCCGACGCTTGATGAGAACGTCACCCTCACCGTCCCGCCCGGCACCTCCAGCGGCACCAAGCTCCGCATCAAGGACCGTGGCGCCAAGCGCGTCACCGAAACCGGCGACCAACTCTGCATCGTCAAGGTCATCGTCCCCAAGGAGCTCGACGACGAAGCCAAAACGTTGGTCGAACAACTCGCCGAGAAGACGAGCGTCGACCCCCGCGGTAACGCGGGTTGGTAGCCGTTTCAGTCGAAAGCCCACGGCTTCAGCCGTGGGTCCGCCGTCGGCACCGCACACAGACCCACGGCTGAAGCCGTGGGCGTTTTGTCGTTATCCAAACAGTTCCATCTGCGCCGGCGGACGCGCGAGTTTCGCGTCGATGCCGCGACTGCGCAGGTCGTCGGCGAACTCCTTGAACCCGTGGTGCGTGTAGACGCTCTTGGGCTGCACGATGTCGATCGTGGTGAGGAGTTCGTCGTAGTCGGCGTGATCCGAAAGCGGCAGCGCGAGATCAACGCCGTAGCGATAGATCGCGTTGGGGAAAAGTGACCAGCCGGTCATGACGACGCGAAACGGATTGTCGAACTGGCTCGTGAACGAGCCGCGCGCGGCGTTGGGCGGCGCGACGAGAACGCCGCGCTCTTCGAGGGACAGTTGCCGCTTGCCGTGGAAGTCCCAGCGGTCGTACGCCCGGCGGTGGCCGAGTGGAACGCCGAAGGATTCGTACAGGTCGCTGAGCCGGCGGACCGCGCCGTGCTCGGTGACGGGAAAGCCGGCGTCGGTGAGGATCTTCACGATCTCCTGCGCCTTGCCCAGTGCGTAGCCGTAGACGATCGGCTGGCGACCCTCGGCCATGGCGTCGGTGATCGCGTCGATCAGTTGTTCATGCACCTCGGCGGCCGGCGGAAACCGGAACAACGGCTTGCCGTACGTGCTCTCCATCACCAGCACGTCCGCCCGCGGCGGCTCGGCGGTTCGCGCGGTCAGGCTCCGACGGAGCTTGTAGTCGCCGGTGTAGAGCAGCGAACCCTCGGGCCGTTCGACGTGGAGCATCGCACTGCCGAGGACGTGGCCAGCCGGC
This window contains:
- a CDS encoding DnaJ C-terminal domain-containing protein, producing MAQRDYYDILGVSKNASADEIKKAHRKLARKYHPDVNRDDPTASEKFQSVQEAYEVLSDSKKRQRYDEFGHAGVEGNSAQQDAYEQFRRAQTRGRRGGYGGYGGGYQDVRPEDFGSSQFSDVFDQLFGSRGPFGRTGGRGRTQAPSGSDVEYPAALDFYQAARGTTLPLRINRSGTMETIDVKVPGGVKDGSRVRVRGKGEAGGDLFIVVSVRPHPYFKRDNLNVLMDLPLSFDEAMLGAKVTVPTLDENVTLTVPPGTSSGTKLRIKDRGAKRVTETGDQLCIVKVIVPKELDDEAKTLVEQLAEKTSVDPRGNAGW
- a CDS encoding MBL fold metallo-hydrolase: MFTWDNGLRVDPPGLWMDCRRPCDVCFVSHGHSDHLGRHERAICTAETAAIAEQRVGLEGGTHLAFGEPFDFNADTKLTLVPAGHVLGSAMLHVERPEGSLLYTGDYKLRRSLTARTAEPPRADVLVMESTYGKPLFRFPPAAEVHEQLIDAITDAMAEGRQPIVYGYALGKAQEIVKILTDAGFPVTEHGAVRRLSDLYESFGVPLGHRRAYDRWDFHGKRQLSLEERGVLVAPPNAARGSFTSQFDNPFRVVMTGWSLFPNAIYRYGVDLALPLSDHADYDELLTTIDIVQPKSVYTHHGFKEFADDLRSRGIDAKLARPPAQMELFG